The following coding sequences are from one uncultured Cohaesibacter sp. window:
- a CDS encoding integration host factor subunit beta — MIKSELVQQIAEQNPHLYQRDVEHIVNAILDEISDALARGDRVELRGFGAFSVKNRPARVGRNPRTGEKVPVAEKYVPFFKTGKEMRERLNDGDGSE; from the coding sequence ATGATCAAGTCCGAATTGGTACAACAAATCGCAGAACAAAACCCGCATCTCTATCAGAGAGATGTGGAACATATTGTCAATGCCATTCTTGATGAGATTTCCGATGCGCTTGCACGCGGAGATCGAGTTGAGCTGCGTGGTTTCGGAGCTTTTTCGGTCAAGAACCGTCCTGCTCGGGTCGGACGCAATCCGCGGACCGGCGAGAAAGTGCCTGTGGCTGAAAAATATGTTCCGTTCTTTAAAACGGGCAAGGAAATGCGCGAACGTCTCAATGATGGTGACGGAAGCGAATAG
- a CDS encoding phosphoribosylanthranilate isomerase, translating into MYVKICGLSTPEAIETGLQCGANWIGFVFFPKSPRHVDYGKAKELVGPVRGKASIVALTVNASDDELEAIDRSINPDIWQLHGKETPERVSEIRARFGRPVMKALSIRDEADLAPISSYEAVCDMLLFDAKPPRDMKTELPGGNGITFDWRLIQNLKLKKPFVLSGGLNPDNVAEAIRLTRPQGVDVSSGIESAPGVKDRQKIMDFVHAANMAAQDL; encoded by the coding sequence ATGTATGTAAAGATATGTGGCCTATCTACGCCGGAAGCAATCGAGACCGGCTTGCAATGTGGTGCCAACTGGATTGGATTTGTATTTTTTCCGAAAAGCCCGAGGCATGTAGACTATGGGAAAGCGAAGGAATTGGTGGGTCCGGTACGCGGCAAAGCGTCCATAGTAGCCCTCACGGTCAATGCGAGTGACGATGAGCTTGAGGCCATCGACCGGTCGATCAATCCCGATATCTGGCAATTGCACGGCAAGGAGACGCCTGAGCGCGTATCTGAAATCAGGGCGCGTTTTGGACGCCCGGTGATGAAAGCCCTGTCTATTCGGGACGAAGCAGATCTAGCGCCCATTTCTTCCTATGAAGCCGTGTGTGATATGCTGCTGTTCGACGCCAAGCCTCCCCGGGACATGAAAACTGAGCTGCCCGGCGGCAATGGCATCACCTTCGACTGGCGCCTGATACAAAATCTCAAACTCAAGAAACCATTCGTTCTGTCAGGGGGCCTCAATCCCGATAATGTCGCTGAGGCCATTCGCCTGACCCGCCCGCAAGGAGTCGATGTCTCCTCGGGCATAGAAAGCGCGCCGGGCGTAAAAGACCGGCAGAAAATCATGGATTTCGTCCATGCCGCCAATATGGCCGCTCAAGATCTTTAG
- the aroA gene encoding 3-phosphoshikimate 1-carboxyvinyltransferase: MAHDSTKLSPLAAHKSSGLRGHLRVPGDKSISHRALIFGALARGESKIHGLLESEDVLNTAKAMAAFGASVRKDDEDSIWYVEGLGTGALLEPTNVLDFGNSGTGARLVMGIAGAHAFATTFMGDASLSSRPMGRVLDPLRQMGVEVLSRTGDRLPLTIKGAEPAQPITYRVPMASAQVKSCVLLAGLNMAGTTTVIEPIKTRDHTERMLRGFGATLGEEINEAGETVLSIEGLQELTAQEVIVPGDPSSAAFPIVAALITPGSELVVEDILLNETRTGLITTLLEMGADIKIENERNSGGERIGDIRVCSSSLKGVTVPAERAPSMIDEYPVLAVAAAYAEGETRMEGLEELRVKESDRLAAVAAGLEANGVAFEEGEDFLVVMGSETVAGGGRVITHLDHRIAMSFLVLGLGAEKPVTVDDAAIINTSFPGFADLMEALGAELE; encoded by the coding sequence ATGGCTCACGATAGCACCAAATTGTCTCCGTTAGCGGCGCACAAGTCTTCCGGCCTTCGCGGTCATCTGCGCGTGCCGGGGGATAAATCCATATCGCACAGGGCGTTGATTTTTGGCGCGTTGGCCCGTGGTGAGTCGAAAATTCATGGATTGCTTGAGTCTGAAGACGTGCTCAACACGGCAAAAGCCATGGCCGCCTTCGGGGCCTCTGTGCGCAAGGATGATGAAGACAGCATATGGTATGTCGAAGGGCTAGGGACAGGGGCGTTGCTCGAGCCAACCAATGTGCTGGATTTTGGTAACTCCGGAACGGGAGCCCGTCTCGTTATGGGCATTGCAGGAGCGCACGCTTTTGCAACCACTTTCATGGGGGATGCTTCTCTATCCAGCCGCCCTATGGGCAGGGTGCTTGATCCATTGCGTCAGATGGGCGTTGAGGTGCTGAGCCGCACCGGAGATCGCCTGCCCTTGACGATCAAGGGGGCTGAGCCCGCTCAACCGATAACCTATCGTGTGCCCATGGCTTCGGCTCAGGTTAAAAGCTGTGTGCTGCTGGCAGGGCTCAATATGGCAGGCACAACAACGGTGATTGAGCCAATCAAGACGCGGGACCACACCGAAAGAATGCTGCGCGGCTTTGGAGCAACCCTCGGTGAGGAGATCAATGAGGCTGGAGAGACCGTTCTGTCCATTGAAGGCTTGCAGGAGCTGACAGCACAAGAGGTCATCGTGCCGGGAGACCCGTCTTCGGCGGCTTTTCCGATTGTTGCGGCTCTTATCACACCGGGTTCAGAACTGGTTGTAGAAGACATCTTGCTCAACGAAACCCGAACCGGCCTTATTACGACGCTTCTGGAAATGGGCGCGGACATTAAAATAGAGAATGAGCGCAACAGTGGCGGCGAGCGCATCGGCGATATCCGCGTGTGCAGCTCTTCCCTCAAAGGGGTCACTGTTCCGGCTGAGCGAGCGCCTTCCATGATCGACGAATATCCCGTGCTGGCCGTCGCGGCGGCTTATGCGGAAGGGGAAACCCGCATGGAAGGGCTTGAGGAATTGCGCGTCAAGGAAAGTGACCGCCTCGCCGCCGTCGCTGCTGGGCTTGAAGCAAACGGGGTTGCCTTTGAAGAAGGCGAGGATTTTCTGGTCGTCATGGGGAGCGAAACTGTCGCAGGTGGGGGGCGTGTGATCACGCATCTGGATCATCGCATTGCCATGAGCTTTCTTGTGCTTGGTCTTGGTGCTGAAAAGCCTGTGACCGTTGATGACGCAGCCATCATTAACACCTCATTCCCCGGCTTTGCCGATTTAATGGAAGCCCTTGGTGCAGAGCTTGAATAA
- the rpsA gene encoding 30S ribosomal protein S1, with protein MSDLNPSMEDFAALLDESFNEAEPHEGSVIKGTVVGIEKDMAIIDVGLKVEGRVALKEFGAQAKDGGLEIGSEVEVYLERIENAMGEAVLSRDKARREESWGKLEKAFEAEEKVNGTIFNQVKGGFTVDLDGAVAFLPRSQVDIRPVRDVTPLMHTPQPFQILKMDKRRGNIVVSRRVILEETRAELRTELVQNLKEGQTVEGVVKNITDYGAFVDLGGIDGLLHVTDIAWRRINHPSEVLTIGQTVKVQIVRVNQETHRISLGMKQLEVDPWSEIEQRYPVGQKFTGRVTNITDYGAFLELEPGIEGLIHVSEMSWTKKNVHPGKIVSTSQEVEVMILEVDPVKRRVSLGLKQTLDNPWAVFAENHPAGTVVEGEVKNKTEFGLFIGLEGEVDGMVHLSDLDWNRPGEQVLEEFNKGDVVKAVILDVDVEKERISLGIKQLESDPFEDASGELKRGAIVSCEITEVKENGLEVKVVGSDLTSFIRRADLARDRADQRTDRFQVGETVDARVTQFDKKNRKLGVSIKALEVAEEKEAIAQFGSSDAGASLGDILGAALKARDDD; from the coding sequence ATGAGCGATCTTAATCCGTCCATGGAAGATTTTGCCGCCCTTCTCGACGAGTCCTTCAATGAAGCTGAACCGCATGAAGGTTCGGTGATCAAAGGCACCGTCGTCGGCATCGAAAAAGACATGGCTATCATCGATGTTGGCTTGAAAGTTGAAGGCCGCGTAGCACTGAAGGAGTTTGGTGCTCAGGCAAAAGACGGTGGTCTTGAGATTGGCTCCGAGGTTGAAGTCTACCTCGAGCGTATCGAAAATGCGATGGGCGAAGCTGTTCTGTCTCGTGACAAAGCCCGCCGCGAAGAAAGCTGGGGCAAGCTCGAAAAAGCGTTCGAAGCAGAAGAAAAAGTTAACGGTACTATCTTCAATCAGGTTAAAGGTGGCTTCACCGTTGATCTTGATGGCGCTGTTGCCTTCCTGCCTCGCTCTCAGGTGGATATCCGTCCGGTTCGCGACGTGACCCCTCTGATGCACACCCCACAGCCTTTCCAGATCCTGAAAATGGACAAACGCCGTGGCAACATCGTTGTTTCCCGTCGTGTTATTCTGGAAGAAACCCGCGCCGAACTGCGCACCGAACTGGTTCAGAACCTCAAAGAAGGTCAGACCGTCGAGGGTGTTGTCAAAAACATCACCGATTATGGTGCATTCGTGGATCTGGGCGGAATCGACGGCCTGTTGCATGTTACCGACATCGCATGGCGTCGTATCAACCATCCGAGCGAAGTTCTCACCATTGGCCAGACCGTCAAGGTTCAGATCGTTCGCGTCAACCAGGAAACACATCGTATTTCTCTGGGCATGAAGCAGCTTGAAGTTGATCCATGGTCCGAAATCGAACAGCGTTATCCGGTTGGTCAGAAATTCACCGGTCGCGTGACCAACATCACCGATTACGGCGCATTCCTCGAACTGGAACCAGGCATCGAAGGCCTGATCCACGTTTCAGAAATGTCCTGGACCAAGAAAAACGTTCATCCTGGCAAAATCGTTTCTACCTCTCAGGAAGTAGAAGTGATGATTCTGGAAGTCGATCCTGTAAAACGCCGCGTGTCTCTGGGCCTGAAACAGACCCTCGACAACCCATGGGCAGTTTTCGCAGAAAACCACCCAGCTGGCACCGTCGTCGAAGGCGAAGTGAAGAACAAGACCGAATTCGGTCTCTTCATCGGTCTGGAAGGCGAAGTCGACGGCATGGTTCACCTGTCCGATCTGGACTGGAACCGTCCTGGCGAGCAGGTTCTGGAAGAGTTCAACAAGGGCGACGTTGTCAAAGCCGTCATCCTCGATGTGGACGTAGAGAAAGAACGTATTTCTCTGGGCATCAAGCAGCTTGAATCCGATCCGTTCGAAGACGCTTCTGGCGAACTGAAACGCGGCGCGATCGTATCTTGCGAAATCACCGAAGTGAAAGAGAATGGTTTGGAAGTCAAAGTTGTTGGCTCTGACCTGACCTCCTTCATTCGTCGTGCCGATCTGGCCCGTGACCGTGCTGACCAGCGCACCGACCGCTTCCAGGTTGGTGAAACTGTTGACGCTCGCGTTACCCAGTTCGACAAGAAAAACCGCAAGCTTGGTGTTTCCATCAAGGCTCTCGAAGTTGCTGAAGAAAAAGAAGCCATTGCACAGTTCGGTTCTTCCGATGCTGGCGCTTCCCTCGGTGATATTCTGGGTGCAGCCCTTAAAGCACGCGACGACGACTAA
- a CDS encoding LapA family protein, producing the protein MKLIKRFIQLIILVPFGIVMISLAVANRHDVQLALDPFSPEQPVLDFTVPLYVVIFGALLVGIFIGGFMAWWNQGRHRKAAREKKYEAQRWRNEADRQQKRLEKISSDHKNDQLALPASGKTSLPRTAA; encoded by the coding sequence ATGAAACTGATCAAACGCTTTATTCAGCTGATTATTCTCGTGCCGTTTGGCATCGTGATGATTTCTTTGGCGGTGGCGAACCGCCATGACGTGCAGCTTGCTCTGGATCCGTTTTCCCCTGAGCAACCTGTTCTTGATTTCACAGTTCCGCTTTATGTGGTGATATTTGGTGCTCTGCTGGTCGGTATTTTTATCGGCGGGTTCATGGCTTGGTGGAATCAGGGGCGTCATCGCAAGGCTGCGCGTGAAAAGAAATATGAAGCTCAGAGATGGCGTAATGAAGCTGATCGTCAACAGAAGCGTCTGGAGAAAATCTCCTCCGATCACAAGAATGATCAGCTAGCGCTGCCTGCTTCTGGCAAGACAAGCCTTCCACGGACAGCCGCTTAG
- the cmk gene encoding (d)CMP kinase, which translates to MIIAIDGPAASGKGTMARRLAEHFSLPHLDTGLTFRAVAHALLEAGQPLDDEAKAEMAAQGLDLAVLDRSVLSAHAIGEAASKVAVMPRVRKALLDAQRAFAAQPGGAILDGRDIGTVVCPDADVKLFVTASPEERAQRRTDEILTKGEKADFDQILADVKMRDERDQNRAVAPLVPAQDAHLLDTTKLDIEGAFQQAVRIVEEKQKR; encoded by the coding sequence ATGATCATCGCAATTGATGGCCCCGCAGCCTCTGGAAAAGGCACCATGGCTCGCAGACTGGCTGAGCATTTCAGTCTGCCTCACCTCGATACCGGATTGACTTTCCGCGCCGTTGCGCATGCGCTTCTCGAAGCTGGCCAACCTCTGGACGACGAGGCTAAAGCCGAGATGGCCGCGCAAGGACTGGATTTGGCTGTTTTGGATAGGTCGGTTCTTTCTGCGCATGCAATCGGGGAAGCGGCTTCCAAAGTGGCTGTCATGCCGCGCGTAAGAAAAGCCCTGCTCGATGCGCAGCGCGCCTTTGCAGCCCAGCCGGGGGGAGCCATTCTTGATGGACGCGATATCGGTACGGTTGTTTGCCCCGATGCGGATGTGAAGCTCTTTGTGACTGCCAGTCCCGAGGAGCGTGCCCAACGTCGCACGGACGAGATTCTTACCAAAGGAGAAAAGGCAGATTTTGACCAGATCCTTGCCGATGTCAAAATGCGGGATGAACGGGATCAGAACAGAGCTGTGGCTCCTCTGGTGCCTGCGCAAGATGCCCACTTGCTTGATACAACAAAATTGGATATAGAAGGCGCATTCCAGCAAGCTGTTAGGATTGTTGAGGAAAAGCAGAAAAGATAA
- a CDS encoding TIGR02300 family protein, with protein sequence MARPELGIKRVCPDCGAKYYDLNRDPIVCPKCGTVFELAHPTPTEMAEVADHEEEIAATATTSSSSSDEADVISLEDADAEQASDIDVPDLDDDDNSDDADVFLEDEEDEETLDAIGLDVAVSSEDDE encoded by the coding sequence GTGGCACGACCAGAACTTGGAATCAAACGCGTCTGTCCAGATTGCGGCGCTAAATATTATGACTTGAACCGCGATCCGATTGTATGTCCGAAATGTGGGACTGTTTTCGAATTGGCTCACCCAACGCCGACTGAAATGGCTGAAGTTGCAGATCATGAAGAAGAGATTGCCGCTACGGCTACAACATCTTCGTCAAGTTCTGATGAGGCAGATGTCATCTCCCTTGAAGACGCAGATGCTGAACAAGCTTCTGACATCGACGTTCCGGATCTGGATGACGATGACAACAGCGACGATGCCGACGTTTTCCTCGAAGATGAGGAAGATGAAGAAACGCTCGACGCGATCGGTTTGGATGTAGCCGTTTCAAGCGAAGACGACGAGTAA
- a CDS encoding helical backbone metal receptor: MQNSSLRVVSLVPSWTETLLAADIVPVGRTRFCIHPSSEVEKIPVVAGTKDWNWEKLLAAKPDLILLDREENARFMAEQTDIPVFVSHVTSLDDMASTLADLSARLCSDKLSAMAERCRSLLDQRLAAWHPGMRLPALMGWGREPKHPISNILYLIWRKPWMAVSRDSFIGDSLARLGIEITQFDEKYPQIDLARFDPEKTLLLCSSEPYPFHLKKKLLAELPFAHAIVDGELLSWYGIRNLQFMEQELIC, encoded by the coding sequence ATGCAGAATAGCTCACTACGCGTCGTGTCTCTTGTTCCCAGCTGGACAGAAACCTTGCTGGCCGCAGACATTGTGCCTGTAGGCAGGACACGCTTTTGCATCCATCCTTCCTCAGAGGTTGAAAAAATTCCTGTTGTTGCCGGAACCAAGGATTGGAACTGGGAAAAGCTTCTGGCAGCAAAGCCGGATCTCATCTTGCTGGACCGTGAAGAGAATGCGCGTTTTATGGCCGAGCAGACCGATATTCCCGTTTTCGTTTCCCACGTCACGTCTCTCGACGATATGGCATCTACGCTGGCTGATCTTTCTGCGCGCCTCTGCTCAGACAAGCTATCTGCCATGGCGGAGCGGTGCCGATCGCTTTTGGACCAAAGGCTTGCAGCTTGGCATCCGGGCATGCGGCTTCCTGCCCTGATGGGATGGGGCAGGGAGCCAAAGCACCCGATTAGCAACATTCTGTATCTGATTTGGCGCAAGCCATGGATGGCTGTCAGCCGAGATAGCTTTATCGGGGATAGCCTCGCCCGACTGGGCATCGAAATCACGCAGTTTGACGAGAAATATCCGCAAATTGATCTGGCCAGATTTGATCCGGAAAAGACGCTGTTGCTTTGCTCTTCCGAGCCTTACCCTTTCCATCTTAAAAAGAAGCTGCTGGCTGAGCTTCCCTTTGCCCATGCCATTGTCGACGGTGAGTTGCTGAGTTGGTACGGTATTCGCAATCTTCAATTCATGGAGCAGGAGCTGATCTGCTAG
- the sppA gene encoding signal peptide peptidase SppA → MPFDLDHLVERRQLKRKLSMWRIVAVLALIILVVSSSLSYILKEADLSLSKDHIAKITFSGTILGQERKLKLIRELKKSDKVKGVIVSINSPGGATSGAEAIYDALVDLGKSKPVVASIDAMAASAGYLIALPTERIFARRTSITGSIGVLFQYTDISGLMKTVGVEMRSIKSAPLKAEPNPFSGKNPEAEAMIAKMIDDSFQWFVDLVVENRPFDKARALELADGRVVTGGQAIDLQLIDELGGPEEAKNWLIKKHNLDPNLKLIEWKPEPITKSFPFGFASSLVTSLIPQPIIDLFDQGNATVQLDGLVSVWQAQKNK, encoded by the coding sequence ATGCCTTTCGATTTGGATCATTTAGTCGAGCGTCGACAATTGAAGCGCAAGCTTTCGATGTGGCGCATAGTTGCCGTTCTGGCACTGATTATTCTGGTTGTATCCTCATCCCTCTCTTACATCCTCAAAGAGGCGGATTTGTCTCTGAGCAAGGATCACATCGCCAAGATTACCTTCTCTGGCACGATTTTGGGGCAGGAGCGCAAACTCAAGCTCATTCGCGAACTCAAGAAGTCGGATAAGGTAAAAGGCGTCATTGTCTCGATCAACAGCCCGGGTGGCGCAACCTCCGGTGCAGAAGCGATCTACGATGCGCTGGTTGATCTTGGCAAGAGCAAACCTGTTGTCGCCAGCATTGATGCCATGGCCGCGTCTGCTGGTTATTTGATCGCGTTGCCGACCGAGCGCATATTTGCGCGACGGACCTCGATCACCGGTTCGATCGGCGTGCTGTTTCAATATACGGATATTTCAGGGCTGATGAAGACCGTCGGTGTAGAGATGCGCTCGATCAAGAGTGCGCCACTCAAAGCCGAGCCGAACCCGTTTTCAGGCAAGAATCCGGAGGCTGAAGCCATGATCGCCAAGATGATCGATGATTCTTTTCAATGGTTTGTTGATCTGGTAGTGGAAAATCGCCCCTTTGATAAGGCAAGAGCGTTGGAATTGGCCGACGGACGTGTCGTTACTGGCGGACAAGCCATTGACCTTCAGTTGATTGATGAACTGGGTGGACCGGAAGAAGCCAAGAACTGGTTGATTAAAAAGCATAATCTCGATCCCAATCTGAAATTGATTGAGTGGAAACCTGAGCCGATTACCAAAAGTTTTCCATTTGGTTTTGCGAGCAGCCTTGTAACGAGCCTCATTCCTCAACCAATTATTGATCTTTTTGACCAAGGAAATGCGACGGTTCAACTTGACGGACTGGTTTCAGTTTGGCAGGCTCAAAAAAACAAATAA
- a CDS encoding site-specific integrase: MQHMAKHPYLQQVKSGIFYYKRRWKAEHAHLFSGKFFRKSLKTKVRDIALKEYWKFEAWYQSECNKADKALEEEKAKFKPAPLPSASLDSLLAFVNRYVAEEDEASKARIAHSIYDSSLYEVSERDPAQLVVPSSKPQPKLSLQGMQQDTELELQMLQDPNSQFTNEQIFALKSRILTDAGAPVAAKDDPQFSEYVHRALIERTKRDLEYLNSSHDHLFASAPTPTVPSAASPDPETTTFGTLADIFWEEKCEEYDLNGVSKRSSNKVQAQLDLLREIIGDDTPLSSINDDTIQSLRKTLARLPSNRTKKYPKLSIAASIEQAKKDGQPSIEVLTQRGYLDCMRKAMEVAYRKGLITVNPAIGLKPLKRDKVKLSEKRKPLNEEQIATFFMGQFYHSCLPESPKSYHKKDRAWRFWVPLLMLMSGARPGEIVPLAFADIKKTSKGTYYLDVVESKDDDESDLESRKTLKTAYSRRKIPIHEELIKIGFLDFVKKRRTSAKETETYLFGNFEGKTPHQATAYACRRFKERFLIDEITLERKLQTFYSIRHSARDALRRAEAPPETLTALGGWSQGSKNVSDDYGDPGNPDLHVKWVNKISYPELDLSFLYGVGADV; this comes from the coding sequence ATGCAACACATGGCAAAGCACCCTTATCTACAGCAAGTAAAATCCGGCATCTTCTACTATAAAAGACGCTGGAAAGCCGAACACGCGCATCTGTTTTCGGGCAAGTTTTTCCGCAAATCCCTGAAGACCAAAGTCAGGGACATCGCTCTCAAGGAATATTGGAAGTTCGAGGCTTGGTATCAGAGTGAGTGTAACAAGGCAGACAAGGCGCTCGAAGAGGAGAAGGCAAAGTTCAAGCCCGCTCCCCTACCCTCAGCTTCTCTGGATAGCCTGCTGGCCTTCGTTAACCGTTACGTTGCGGAAGAAGACGAAGCTTCGAAGGCGAGGATTGCTCATTCGATCTATGACAGCAGCTTGTATGAGGTCTCAGAGAGAGATCCCGCACAGCTTGTCGTTCCCTCTAGTAAACCGCAACCCAAGCTCTCCCTGCAAGGCATGCAGCAGGATACCGAACTGGAGCTGCAAATGCTTCAGGATCCGAACAGCCAGTTCACCAATGAGCAGATCTTTGCCCTCAAAAGCAGGATCCTGACAGATGCGGGTGCGCCAGTTGCGGCAAAGGATGATCCTCAGTTCTCCGAATATGTTCATCGAGCCTTGATCGAACGCACCAAGAGAGACCTTGAGTATCTCAACTCCTCACACGATCACCTGTTCGCATCAGCCCCGACTCCCACTGTGCCCTCAGCGGCTTCCCCAGACCCCGAAACCACGACATTCGGAACACTGGCTGATATCTTCTGGGAGGAGAAATGCGAGGAATATGATCTCAACGGAGTATCCAAGAGAAGCTCTAATAAGGTGCAGGCACAGCTTGATCTGTTGAGAGAAATCATCGGTGATGACACCCCTCTTTCCAGCATCAATGACGATACCATTCAAAGCCTGCGGAAGACGTTAGCCCGTCTCCCATCGAACCGGACCAAGAAATATCCCAAGCTATCCATTGCCGCCTCAATTGAGCAGGCCAAGAAAGATGGTCAGCCCTCTATCGAGGTTCTAACCCAAAGAGGGTATTTGGATTGCATGCGCAAGGCGATGGAAGTCGCCTATCGTAAAGGCCTGATCACCGTCAATCCGGCAATTGGCCTCAAGCCACTCAAACGAGATAAGGTCAAGCTTTCGGAAAAGCGCAAGCCTTTGAACGAGGAGCAGATAGCCACCTTCTTTATGGGACAGTTCTATCATTCCTGCCTCCCGGAATCTCCAAAGAGTTATCACAAGAAGGACAGGGCTTGGCGCTTCTGGGTTCCGCTTTTGATGTTAATGAGCGGCGCTCGTCCGGGAGAAATCGTTCCTTTGGCATTTGCCGATATCAAGAAGACCAGCAAAGGCACCTACTATTTGGATGTTGTCGAGTCCAAGGACGATGATGAGAGCGATCTTGAAAGCCGCAAGACCCTTAAAACGGCCTATAGCCGCAGAAAGATTCCAATCCATGAGGAACTGATCAAAATCGGGTTCCTCGACTTTGTGAAGAAGCGCCGAACTTCAGCAAAGGAAACGGAAACCTATCTGTTTGGGAATTTTGAGGGCAAAACACCCCATCAGGCCACGGCTTATGCCTGTAGGCGGTTTAAGGAGAGGTTTCTTATTGATGAGATCACCCTCGAAAGAAAATTACAGACTTTCTATTCCATACGACACAGTGCGCGAGATGCGCTTAGGCGTGCGGAAGCCCCACCAGAGACCCTAACAGCGCTTGGGGGCTGGTCTCAGGGATCAAAGAATGTCAGCGATGATTACGGCGACCCCGGCAATCCAGACCTTCACGTCAAGTGGGTGAACAAGATCAGTTACCCCGAATTGGATCTCAGCTTCCTCTATGGTGTGGGAGCTGATGTATAA